The segment CAAGAGCTTCGATCAGGTACTTGATGTTGTAACCACCCATCATGGTGCCGAGAATCTGAACAGCGTCGACTTTGCTGACCAGAGGAGAGGAAACCTCACCTTTGATGATCTGGCCGAGAAAATCGGCTTTCACTTCAGCAGCAGGGTCGACACCCGGGGAGATCCGCTCTTTAAGCAGATTGAGCAGAAATTCTTCCTTGCCTGCCGGGGGATTTACCAGCAGTTCACAAAGACCCTTGGCTTGTTCAGGATTGAGAGGCAGTGCAGGGATACCCTGAGCTTGTCTCTCTGCCTCATGTTGCAGATATGCTTCGATCATTCTTGATCCTCCTCGAAAAATTACGATTCCCGCTCAGGGAACCGACGTAAATACAAACAACTCTCTCCATCCAGCAACCAGTGTTCAAAGACAACCGGCCCATTAAAATGAATCTGTGTACTGTATACGATTTAAAATAAAAATGTCAACCCGGAAACCCGGATTGACATTCGCATCACAGTAGCTGAAAAAAGCGGTGTTTTATCATGAGTTGCCGCGTATCAGGCTCCCTCTTTTTTCAGTTCAAGAACCTCCCAGCGCTCATAATGGCCGGTGAGCTGTTCTGAAACTTCGCCAAAGCGGCGCCCCAACTCTTCCAGCTCCTCAACAGATCGATTGACCGTGTCAGAAAGAGCCTGTTCGAGTTCACCCTGCTCTTGTTCAAGATCGGCAATGGTTGCTTCAAGTTCTTCGAGTTCGATCTTTTCTTTATAGCTGAGACCTTTGCGTTGTTTTTTTACTTTTGCGGCAGGCTTTGCCGCATCAGTCACGGTTGTCTTCTTTGGCGCGACCGGTTCGGCTGGCTGCTGTTGCAGCAACATATCCGAGTAGTTTCCTTCATAGCGCACCACCCCACCCTGCCCGTCAAACACCAGGGTCGCCGTGGCAATGCGATCGAGCAGATAGCGGTCATGGGTAACAATAACCACACAGCCGGTAAAATCGATCAGAGCCTGCTCGAGAACCTGTAAGGTCTGAATATCGAGATCATTGGTTGGCTCATCAAGCACCAGCAGGTTCGCACCTTGCAACATTAACGAGGCCAGCAACAGCCGAGCACGCTCACCACCGGACAATGTTGTCACTGGCTTGCGCTGTTCGGCATAGTCAAAGAGAAACTCTTCCAGATAGCCGGTTTTATGACGCTTATGACCTGCAACCGTCACCCAGTCTCCTTCACCTAAACATTCAGCCACGGTTTTCTCAGGATCTAGGCCGGTACGATTCTGATCGATGTAGCCGACCTGGGTCTTGCGCCCGAGAATAACCTCACCGGCAACCAGAGGAATTTCACCGAGAATGGTTTTCAGCAGGGTTGACTTACCACAGCCATTGGGACCGAGGATGCCCAGGCGTTCACCGGGACGCAAAATCAGAGACACATCTTTGGCCAAGGTGAGATCACCCGCCTGCAGTTGGACATGTTCCAGCTCAAGGATCGTGCCACCCAATTTCTGTTCAGCACTGAACTGAAGACTGACATCGCCGCGGCGTGGCCCCTGCTTTTGTTCACGAAGCTTATCCACCCGACCAATGCGGGCTTTCTGTTTCGTGGTTCGCGCTTTGGCACCGCGATGCAGCCAGGCTTCCTCACGTCGCAAAAGATTAAGCAGACGGCCTTGTTGAGTCT is part of the Desulfuromonas acetoxidans DSM 684 genome and harbors:
- a CDS encoding ABC-F family ATP-binding cassette domain-containing protein; translation: MNVIDVTELEKHYGARTIFAQVTFAVDETEKVGLIGRNGCGKSTLLRILGGLDDSDGGTISRKKGAAVVYLPQQPTFDGDLTAHEVLSRCLSAVYERRQRYDHILSQLEQASTHEMDSLLAEQQELQEWFDHHQCWNVDHRIGDVCNRLGVTRLDQPVTQMSGGQQKRVALAGVLLQQPDLLMLDEPTNHLDAVSIQWLEEELLRYPGAVMLVTHDRYFLDRVVTRMFELDDGQFQMFTGNYSLYLQQKQEQYAMEQTQQGRLLNLLRREEAWLHRGAKARTTKQKARIGRVDKLREQKQGPRRGDVSLQFSAEQKLGGTILELEHVQLQAGDLTLAKDVSLILRPGERLGILGPNGCGKSTLLKTILGEIPLVAGEVILGRKTQVGYIDQNRTGLDPEKTVAECLGEGDWVTVAGHKRHKTGYLEEFLFDYAEQRKPVTTLSGGERARLLLASLMLQGANLLVLDEPTNDLDIQTLQVLEQALIDFTGCVVIVTHDRYLLDRIATATLVFDGQGGVVRYEGNYSDMLLQQQPAEPVAPKKTTVTDAAKPAAKVKKQRKGLSYKEKIELEELEATIADLEQEQGELEQALSDTVNRSVEELEELGRRFGEVSEQLTGHYERWEVLELKKEGA